GGTTAAAGGTTGCATCTACACCACTATTTGGGTCAATTTGAGCATCAATGCTATCTGAGTCGATATACTCTACGGGAATAGAGATGCCTAGTCTGGCTTGGGTGTCTCCAAAGTTACCTCTTTCAAAGTGGTAGGACTGTTGGGAGCGGTTGACGGTACCTACTGCGTTAACGATTTCGGTTTCTCTGGCTCTACCTACTTGTCCGAGGAGGTTAGGTAGGGCGACGGCGGCTAGTACACCGATGATGATTACTACTACTAAGAGTTCGATGAGGGTGAAGCCTTCTTCGCTGTTTTTCTTGTCACGGATGTAGTTTAAATATTTTAGGGTTACTTCTGGTTTCATTGCTGTTTCTCCTGTGAGAGTTATTTTAAAGGGTTTCTTTTTTCTGTTATTTATAAGTTACCCAGTTTGGATCTTGGATCGATCATGGTGGGGGAAATTTTTTTTGCCCTCACCCCCAACCCCTCTCCCAGAGGGCGAGGGGAGTTATCCTGTTCCCCCCTTGTCAAGGGGGGCTAGGGGGGATCTTATGGGGTTTAGATCCCCCTAAATCCCCCTTAGTAAGGGGGACTTGTGGTTTGAGGTGGTGTGGTGGGTGTAGAAGTGCTTACAGTTAATATTGCTCTTGTTCCCCCCTTGGCAAGGGGGGCTAGGGGGGATCTTATGGCGTTAGATCCCCCTAAATCCCCCTTAGTAAGGGGGACTTTTTTTAATCAAATTCTCTTGGATGGTGTCACAGACTTGGGGGAGGTTGTTTAAGACTTGGTGGTTGGTGAATCGGATTACTTTTAAGCCGTAGCTCTCGAGGATGGCTGTTCTTTGTTTGTCGTAGATGATGGCGTTGGGTTGTTGGTGGATTTCGCCGTCTATTTCGATGATGAGTCGGGCTTGGGCGCAGTAAAAGTCAACGATGAAGTTATCTATAGGGCGTTGGCGCATGAATCTCATGGGTGCTTTGCTCAGGTATTCTGACCACAGTTTTTTTTCGGCTGGGGTCATGTTTTTTCTTAGTTCTTTTGCCCTTGGGATTAGTTTTTGGTTGTAGGGCAGGAAAAAGTCTGTCATGGTCTGTTTTTGTTCTATTTTATCTTGTTCCCTCCTTACCAAG
The sequence above is a segment of the Cyanobacterium stanieri PCC 7202 genome. Coding sequences within it:
- a CDS encoding general secretion pathway protein G (PFAM: Prokaryotic N-terminal methylation motif~TIGRFAM: prepilin-type N-terminal cleavage/methylation domain~InterPro IPR012902:IPR001120~KEGG: syn:sll1694 general secretion pathway protein G~SPTR: General secretion pathway protein G) codes for the protein MKPEVTLKYLNYIRDKKNSEEGFTLIELLVVVIIIGVLAAVALPNLLGQVGRARETEIVNAVGTVNRSQQSYHFERGNFGDTQARLGISIPVEYIDSDSIDAQIDPNSGVDATFNPNVLNATNQGIRLIGGAIAFANGDYSQVICRAPNPPETNVESTNLEVTAGNITDDCGDTNDVVN
- a CDS encoding hypothetical protein (PFAM: Protein of unknown function (DUF559)~COGs: COG2852 conserved hypothetical protein~KEGG: cyt:cce_2832 hypothetical protein~SPTR: DUF559-containing protein;~manually curated), whose amino-acid sequence is MEQKQTMTDFFLPYNQKLIPRAKELRKNMTPAEKKLWSEYLSKAPMRFMRQRPIDNFIVDFYCAQARLIIEIDGEIHQQPNAIIYDKQRTAILESYGLKVIRFTNHQVLNNLPQVCDTIQENLIKKSPPY